The sequence below is a genomic window from Maridesulfovibrio bastinii DSM 16055.
ATGGCAGCTTTCGGGTTATGCCCCTTGATGACCGAAGCATATCAGTAAGACAGACCATGTGTTGCGCTCATGGAATAATAGCCCTTTCACCCGGCCTATCACCAGCCGAAGAGAATGAAGAAGTAACCTTTATCCCTTTTCTTATGCCGAATCTGGTATAAAATATTCCGAAAAAGCTATTAGGCGATGCTTCCGGGCAAAGCTAAAACAGCTCAAGTTTGATCAGATTGTAACCTTAAAAAAACAAATCCGAGACGGGTCCGAAACAGCCTGAAGTTAACATTGCCACAGCAGTTGTTCAGCAATCGTAACAAGGTTTGGTATAATGAATAAAAAATTGTGCCGGTTTAGTTCCGGTATAAAAGAATCAGGTTTCTTCACCAGACCATCCCCTCCCCACGGCAAGCAACTGCGACTAAATTTAATAAAGCAGAATCAAGGCGATCTATTCTACGCCTGATTCTGCTTTTTTATTTGGTAATGGCCGCTAAGAGAGTCCCTATTTATAACCTTTTTTTAAACGGCGAGGCATCATGGCAAAAAAGAACTATGTGCTGGATACCAACGTTCTGATAGAAAACCCGAACTGCATTAAAATTTTAAGAAACGGGCAGGAAAACAATATCTTCATCCCTTATACGGTTATCACCGAACTGGATAAGCTAAAAAAAGATCAACGTCTGGGGCCTGTTGTCGCTCAGGCCATCCATACCATTTTAAATGATAACGCCATTACTATCTTTCCTCCTGTATTCAACAACTCCAACCGTGAACTTTCACCGGATGATTATATTCTGGAAGAAATAGAAAACAGTGAGCTTGAAAAACCAATTCTGGTGACAAACGACAGAATCCTGCAAATCAAGACCAGACTTTATGACATCTCCTGTGAAGGTTTCAGGGACTCAATACCGTTCCGCTCTGATTCACAACTTTTTACGGGTTTTTCCGACGATGAGGGTACACCTGTCCGCAACAGCTTCAAGTGGGAAAACGGAACCCCAGTATTCATAAGTGAGAGCGGACCTAAACCGATCGGATACACCCACGAAGTCTGGGGTATAAGACCGCGTACCGTCTATCAGAATCTGGCCATGGAGCTTATGCTCAATCAGGATATCAATCTTGT
It includes:
- a CDS encoding PhoH family protein, with the protein product MAKKNYVLDTNVLIENPNCIKILRNGQENNIFIPYTVITELDKLKKDQRLGPVVAQAIHTILNDNAITIFPPVFNNSNRELSPDDYILEEIENSELEKPILVTNDRILQIKTRLYDISCEGFRDSIPFRSDSQLFTGFSDDEGTPVRNSFKWENGTPVFISESGPKPIGYTHEVWGIRPRTVYQNLAMELMLNQDINLVSIQSEAGYGKTFLALACALYLALEKKDNNCDKVYLVKPIWEIGAKMGFLPGDVEDKMLPYVRYIHDLIVKLHEQRPANRIFMEGGSDRLRFNQKKFEILPIAYVRGMNLENCVVIVDEMQNMSRTETRALLTRMGEGVKCFCLGDTRQVDNPYLNESNNGLNWVVKKLKGSKGYAHIVLKGDRSRGPITDLVLKSGL